One part of the Anopheles coustani chromosome 2, idAnoCousDA_361_x.2, whole genome shotgun sequence genome encodes these proteins:
- the LOC131263596 gene encoding conserved oligomeric Golgi complex subunit 5: MTEELCDKIEKDEFFKNFLADKPSPELQLTVAISDQIGKLSEGIEQLSSALQKQVREQYGALLSQAKHAGTLNSSIESISSHIETLRFGAERLRRQITVPYELLETQTKVLGRLHEASHVLRQCARFLQVHKELARTSDLAEQAGIVNELEGLMEDVDLTKIDFLREEIGTVTKAKQRLLKVANRDLFEGILKNKQEQVDVCLRIFHNLKILPKCLNNVLETFSTYLRDAIKESFAGTDVAKLRKTGASSPAKERQDARQMKGPGKAPALTNSSNFRTKLWQALEWLFLDEMFGHCTQVLFLQKCLLQLPLGDDYTLAKEFDRQFWDNLEKLLIKSFKSAQSHVTQTLQQGLPKLLSLARGLETKVDHQFTFGEKVFSSLEAGYLEKCANNFKVALADVDFPNQEVIDTLVRVASTELNAAIVDPRLIDLVTGVLCVSNKDLWNKIERNVKLGSDTQQVVDNPNVSQSQNITLANIIHYHHEAINRLVLNLGPKFAGLEASKRLTSSLIEGKTITLAILQPLIASIHSAVNVILLSMHREPGLNSNNISTAGPSLYMKELQDFIIRSWSTHILPYNDRAVIEEAGQSLAIRCIELFVQNLVTIRPISFAGRQRLKADCHHLEGALKPIVPDLSSLGKSFRLLRAMASLYTVTPQELVNQTTDVGGVVPPYIVLFMLFGYAGNDMASPHVTAGWGNEKLLQWLESHSSERDRLELITGALQKYRTVVRQKNITQYDPIFPIVTNYLENVKKHLN; encoded by the exons ATGACCGAAGAATTATGTGATAAGATCGAAAAAGATG AATTCTTCAAAAACTTTCTTGCCGATAAACCCAGCCCCGAGCTGCAGCTGACCGTCGCAATCAGTGATCAAATTGGCAAACTCTCCGAAGGCATCGAACAACTGTCCAGCGCCCTCCAAAAGCAAGTTCGCGAACAGTACGGTGCGTTACTTTCGCAGGCCAAACATGCCGGTACGCTGAACTCATCGATCGAATCGATATCGAGCCACATCGAAACGCTACGCTTTGGTGCGGAACGTCTCCGGCGGCAGATCACTGTGCCATACGAATTGCTCGAAACACAGACCAAGGTACTCGGTCGGTTGCACGAGGCCTCGCATGTACTGCGACAATGTGCACGATTTCTTCAGGTGCACAAGGAACTGGCCCGTACCAGCGATCTAGCCGAGCAAGCCGGTATCGTGAACGAACTCGAGGGCCTCATGGAAGATGTGGATCTGACGAAAATTGACTTCCTGCGAGAAGAAATTGGTACCGTAACGAAAGCTAAACAGCGCCTGTTGAAGGTGGCCAATCGGGATTTATTTGAGGgaatattgaaaaacaagcAGGAACAAGTTGACGTGTGTTTGCGAATTTTTCACAACCTAAAGATACTTCCAAAGTGTCTCAACAATGTGCTGGAAACATTCAGCACTTACCTGAGAGATGCGATAAAGGAATCGTTCGCTGGAACGGATGTGGCGAAACTACGCAAAACAGGTGCCTCATCCCCGGCCAAAGAGCGTCAGGATGCACGGCAAATGAAAGGTCCCGGCAAAGCGCCTGCACTGACCAATTCCTCCAACTTTCGGACGAAGCTATGGCAAGCTCTGGAGTGGCTGTTTCTAGACGAAATGTTTGGCCACTGTACCCAGGTGTTGTTTCTTCAGAAGTGCCTTCTGCAGCTACCGCTTGGAGACGACTACACGCTTGCCAAAGAGTTTGATCGTCAATTTTGGGATAACCTAGAGAAGCTGCTGATCAAATCATTCAAATCGGCACAGTCGCACGTGACACAAACGCTTCAGCAGGGACTTCCGAAGCTTCTTTCGCTTGCGCGCGGACTGGAGACGAAAGTCGATCATCAGTTCACCTTTGGCGAGAAGGTGTTTAGCTCACTGGAGgcaggctatctggaaaagtGTGCCAATAACTTCAAAGTAGCGCTGGCTGATGTCGATTTTCCCAACCAAGAGGTCATTGATACGTTGGTTCGTGTCGCTTCTACCGAACTGAACGCAGCCATTGTCGATCCACGTTTGATCGATCTCGTGACAGGCGTTTTGTGCGTGTCGAATAAAGACCTTTGGAACAAAATTGAACGCAATGTTAAACTGGGGTCCGACACACAACAGGTGGTTG ATAATCCAAACGTATCGCAATCGCAGAACATTACCCTGGCAAATATCATTCATTATCATCATGAGGCAATCAATAGATTGGTTTTGAACCTTGGACCGAAATTCGCCGGTCTGGAAGCTTCGAAACGGTTAACATCTAGCCTgatcgaaggaaaaactatCACCTTGGCTATTTTGCAACCTTTAATCG CTTCTATACATTCTGCCGTGAACGTTATCCTTCTCTCCATGCACCGTGAACCGGGTCTAAATTCGAACAACATTTCAACAGCCGGGCCATCGCTATACATGAAGGAACTGCAGGACTTTATCATTCGTTCGTGGAGCACGCACATTTTGCCTTACAACGATCGGGCGGTGATCGAGGAAGCGGGTCAAAGTTTGGCCATCCGTTGCATTGAGCTGTTTGTACAGAATCTGGTCACCATTCGTCCAATTTCCTTCGCGGGCAGGCAACGGCTGAAAGCCGACTGTCACCACTTGGAGGGCGCACTCAAACCCATCGTACCGGACCTGTCGTCgctggggaaaagttttcgtcTGCTGCGCGCCATGGCCTCACTGTACACGGTCACACCACAGGAGCTAGTTAATCAAACGACCGACGTTGGTGGAGTGGTTCCACCGTACATTGTGCTGTTCATGTTGTTCGGGTACGCCGGTAACGATATGGCGAGCCCGCACGTCACGGCCGGTTGGGGCAACGAGAAGCTGCTACAGTGGCTCGAAAGTCATTCCTCGGAGAGGGACCGGCTGGAGCTTATCACCGGTGCGCTACAAAAATACCGAACCGTGGTTCGACAGAAGAACATTACGCAATATGATCCTATCTTTCCGATTGTTACAAACTACTTGGAGAACgtgaaaaaacatttaaactaa
- the LOC131265266 gene encoding uncharacterized protein LOC131265266, with protein sequence MDIHRIVLCLVLGALFVVEAQGTAEIEEINYSDLKDVVTARQRGPFNWAVYPFGWGWGIAAFVIAIVKGAFWLGIIMIWAFFKGFPAKHGCAPIILRESVPYYHDHHHDHEEIIWDKPPHRRRRSARQAVQPGAESDLQLTDMITDLAFSFLGVHTTDCRKRFVCEVDMRARSDFLLKLGTRMLGLDIFRKYRSPNDVPGATMEQCAQLYPKCTTKGPSITMNVFEGPGPGSIDDYDEAVASQDDQQ encoded by the exons ATGGACATCCACAGGATAGTACTGTGTTTGGTATTAGGAGCGTTGTTTGTAGTCGAAGCTCAGGGAACGGCGGAAATAGAAGAGATAAATTACAGTGATCTTAAAGATGTGGTAACCGCCCGTCAAAGAGGCCCTTTTAATTGGGCAG TGTACCCATTCGGGTGGGGTTGGGGCATCGCAGCGTTCGTGATCGCCATCGTGAAGGGTGCCTTCTGGCTCGGTATTATCATGATTTGGGCATTCTTCAAGGGCTTCCCGGCCAAGCACGGATGTGCACCCATTATCCTGCGGGAATCCGTGCCGTACTATCACGATCATCATCACGACCACGAGGAGATCATCTGGGACAAACCCCCACATCGCCGGCGACGCTCCGCCCGGCAAGCGGTCCAACCGGGCGCAGAGTCCGATCTGCAGCTGACCGACATGATAACGGATCTGGCGTTCAGTTTTCTCGGTGTGCACACCACAGATTGTCGGAAGCGGTTCGTATGCGAAGTGGATATGCGGGCGAGGAGTGATTTCCTGCTAAAGCTTGGCACTCGAATGCTTGGGTTGGACATCTTCCGGAAGTACCGTTCGCCGAATGATGTCCCCGGGGCGACCATGGAGCAGTGTGCACAGCTGTATCCAAAGTGCACGACGAAGGGTCCATCGATCACGATGAACGTTTTCGAAGGGCCTGGGCCAGGATCGATCGATGATTATGACGAGGCTGTCGCTAGTCAGGATGATCAGCAGTAA
- the LOC131265265 gene encoding uncharacterized protein LOC131265265: MLGCRVSRFCIILTISSVWLVSCVSARRHHRHPEPLKYSYGIYAPTSWTVALYIWYIVKLGFILGALLLLLFAKKWNSRGQPVVIESGPEFYHHRSLDAPEHNLFKASNIEDVKLFWSDRIEAVVNKFNQ, from the exons ATGTTGGGATGCAGAGTGTCACGTTTCTGTATAATCCTCACCATCAGCTCAGTGTGGCTCGTTAGCTGCGTTTCGGCTCGAAGACATCATCGTCATCCGGAACCTCTAAAGTACAGTTATGGGATTT ATGCTCCCACTAGCTGGACCGTTGCGTTATACATCTGGTACATCGTTAAGCTGGGGTTTATTTTGGGGGCCTTACTTCTGCTGCTGTTTGCCAAAAAATGGAATAGTCGAGGTCAGCCGGTCGTGATCGAAAGTGGACCTGAGTTTTA CCATCACCGTTCACTGGATGCACCGGAGCATAATCTGTTCAAGGCGAGCAACATAGAAGACGTAAAGCTCTTTTGGAGTGATCGCATAGAAGCCgttgtaaataaatttaaccagTAA
- the LOC131265268 gene encoding uncharacterized protein LOC131265268, producing MKLYLLVLGFLGVLVTVVHGGENDDTAVAARSDKYYDELWYRHWTFPVTMAIKAKVIAWVLFITYFSTILQAIVYQRSEPSLPEVYSVPANSEWGYPPSNSWG from the exons ATGAAGCTATACCTCCTGGTGCTGGGGTTTCTTGGAGTGCTTGTGACAGTGGTGCACGGCGGCGAAAACGATGACACAGCTGTTGCAGCACGGTCAGATAAATACTACGACGAGCTGT GGTACCGACATTGGACGTTCCCGGTAACAATGGCCATCAAAGCGAAAGTGATTGCGTGGGTCCTATTCATAACCTACTTCAGCACGATCTTGCAAGCGATCGTGTATCAGCGAAGTGAGCCGTCGCTCCCAGAAGTGTACTCCGTGCCTGCTAATAGTGAATGGGG GTATCCTCCATCCAACAGTTGGGGCTGA
- the LOC131263608 gene encoding large ribosomal subunit protein mL42, translating into MAFVGRIFRRGNHFLTLKQYENVQVARANPQDLVEKVAVAEGGKVFVAWHPKPDFPYEFSKPIEVTVPEPNANLVRDDIIANSRAALKAKHPEFVRQELSKLTFTTKHRWFPRARDKRAKKTPMDREYL; encoded by the coding sequence ATGGCTTTCGTGGGGCGGATTTTCCGTCGCGGAAATCATTTTCTCACCCTCAAACAGTACGAGAATGTGCAAGTTGCACGAGCAAACCCGCAGGATTTGGTAGAGAAAGTAGCCGTGGCCGAAGGTGGCAAGGTTTTCGTCGCATGGCACCCAAAGCCGGACTTTCCATACGAGTTCAGCAAACCGATCGAGGTGACCGTTCCGGAACCGAACGCAAATCTTGTACGGGATGACATAATCGCCAACAGTCGCGCCGCGTTGAAGGCAAAACACCCGGAATTCGTGCGCCAGGAGTTGAGTAAACTAACGTTTACGACAAAGCACCGATGGTTCCCAAGGGCTCGTGATAAGCGTGCTAAGAAAACACCCATGGATCGTGAATATCTGTAG